From the genome of Hymenobacter cellulosilyticus, one region includes:
- a CDS encoding ABC transporter ATP-binding protein, translated as MQIEATGLGKRFSREWIFRGLSHVFRSGTATAVLGPNGSGKSTLLNTLSGQILPTEGTLVYSFQGQPLPVEDVPRRLAYCAPYLELIEELTLTELLHFHTRFKPLRPGLTPAGLIELMYLEKSRHKMVRDFSSGMKQRLKLALALYADSPLLLLDEPTTNLDRTGVEWYLEHVAATVAGRLVIVSSNVPEEYSFCQQQLNVTDFGAKAAR; from the coding sequence GTGCAGATTGAAGCAACCGGGCTCGGCAAGCGCTTCTCGCGGGAGTGGATTTTCCGGGGCCTGAGTCACGTGTTTCGGTCCGGGACGGCCACGGCGGTGCTGGGGCCCAACGGCTCGGGTAAAAGCACCCTGCTAAATACGCTTTCCGGCCAAATTCTGCCTACCGAAGGCACCTTGGTTTATTCCTTCCAGGGCCAGCCCTTGCCCGTAGAAGACGTGCCGCGCCGCTTGGCCTACTGCGCGCCCTACCTGGAGCTCATTGAGGAGCTGACCCTGACTGAGCTGCTGCACTTTCACACCCGCTTCAAACCCCTGCGCCCCGGCCTGACGCCCGCCGGTTTGATTGAGTTGATGTACCTGGAAAAGTCGCGCCATAAGATGGTCCGGGATTTTTCCAGCGGCATGAAGCAGCGCCTCAAGCTGGCCCTGGCCCTCTACGCCGACTCGCCCCTGCTCCTGCTCGACGAGCCCACCACCAACCTGGACCGGACCGGTGTGGAGTGGTATCTGGAGCATGTGGCTGCTACCGTGGCCGGCCGCCTGGTTATCGTCAGCTCCAACGTGCCGGAGGA